From the Niveibacterium microcysteis genome, the window CTGCGCGCCCTGCTCGCGCGCCACGGCCTGCCGCCCACCGGCTGCAATGCGCTGTTCCAGTGGGTACGCACCGAGCATGCGGCGGAAATCGCCCACACGCTGGCACATCAGGGTGTGCTGGTGCGGCGCTTCGACTACCCGGAAAGCCTGCGCTTCGGCCTGCCGCCCGATGCCGCCGGCCTCGCCCGGCTCGATCTCGCGCTCGGCCGCGCGGTGGCAGTCTTAAGTCTCGCTTAAGTCGGCTTCAGTCGGTGTTAAGTCTCGCGCCTGCAAGATGCAAGCGCGTTGAACACCAACGAACCCAACCGATCAGGAGTGATGACCATGAAGAAGCTGCTTGCTGCCTTGTTTGCGATGACCTTTGCTGCCGGTGTGTTCGCCGCCGACGCCGCACCTGCGCCGGCCGAGAAGCCGGCTGCTGAAGCCGCCAAGCCGGCCAAGGCGACGAAGAAGAAGACCAGTCACAAGAAGACTGAGAAGCCCGCCGCCGAAAAGACCGAAGCGGCCCCGGCCAAGTAATCGGATCAACAGACCAGCACCCGGCTCGCGCTGGACGAGCTCCGCGAGCCGCGGAAAACCCCTTGAATTGAAACGGAAATCGGAACCATGAACATGAAGAAGCTGTTGGCTGCCCTGTTTGCGATGAGCTTTGCCGCGGGTGTATTCGCCGCTGACGCTGCCCCGGCCCCGGCGGAAAAGCCGGCCGCCGAAGCAAGCAAACCCGCCGCCCCGGCAAAGAAGAAGAGCACCAAGAAAAAGACCAAAGCTGCCCCGACGACCACCGACGAAGCCAGCAAGGCTGCGCCGGCCAAGCAGTAACCCATCCGGCCGCCCTAGCGGCGGAGGGGGAGAGTTGGGCTCCGGCAACTTGCCGGAGCCCGTTTTTTTTGGCGGCGCCTGAACGATAATCGCCGCCACGAAAACCGGAAGGGACGAGCTGGATGCGCGTGTTGCTGGTGGAAGATGATCCGATGGTCGGCGATGCAAGCCGGCTGGGTTTGCTTGCAGCTGGATTCACCGTCGACTGGGTGCGCGACGGGCGCGCCGCCGAGTTGGCGATCGAAGCCAACGAATACAGCGCCGCGGTGCTGGATCTGGGGCTGCCGAAGATCGATGGCATGTCGCTGCTGTCGCATCTGCGCCAGCAGGACAACCGGCTACCGGTGATCGTGGTCACGGCGCGCGACGCGGTGTCGGACCGCGTTGCCGGCCTCAACGCCGGCGCCGACGATTACCTGACCAAACCCTTCGACCTGGACGAACTGGTCGCCCGCCTGCGCGCGCTGATTCGGCGAAACAGCGGCCGCACGCAGCGCGTGATCACCTGCGGCGCGATCGCGTTCGACACCGAGGCACGCACCGTCAAGCTCGATGGCGAACCGGTCACGTTGTCGGCACGCGAGCTGTCGCTGCTCGAAATCCTGCTCGAAAAGCCGGGCGCGGTGCTATCGCGCGAGAAGCTGGAGGAAAAGCTCTTCGGCTGGGGCGAGGAACCCTCCTCCAATGCCCTTGAAGTGCATCTGCACAACCTGCGTCGCAAGCTTGGCGCCGATCGCATCCGCAATGTGCGCGGCGTGGGCTACAAGGTGGTCGCGTGAGCGCTCCGCGCTCGATCCGTGCCACGGTGCTCGGCTGGCAGCTGGGCGCGATGCTGCTGCTCGGATGCGTCGCGGTGCTGGCCGCCTATACGCTGGCGGTGCGTTCGTTCGAGACGCTGCGTAACCTGGAGCTCGCACAGATCGCCGACGCAGTCGCGCGCCACGGCGTGGAACCCGACACCGACGACGACGAGCAACCGGGCGACTTCCTCAGCCAGGTCTGGAACGCCAACGGGCGGCTGGCCTACGCGAGCCACGACCCGGCGTTGCCGAAGCCGAAGAAGCTGGGCGAATTCGATTTCCTGTACGACGACCGTTCCTGGCACGGGTTCGCGCGCACTTACGGCGGTCAGACCATCCTTGTCGCGCGTGAGGCGGGCGCGCGACGCGAACTGTTCATGCGGATCTCGCTGCCGATGCTGACGGTGCTGGCCGGGCTCGCGACCCTGCTCACGGTATTGCTCGGGATACGCGTCAATCGCGCGCTGGCACCGCTATCCTCGCTGCGCGCCGCCTTGTCGGCGCGTGACCCGAGTTCGCTGACGCCGGTGCCGGTGGACGATGCGCCGCGCGAACTCGTGCCGCTGGTCGGCACGCTGAATGGGCTGCTTGGACGCGTGGAAGGGCTGCTCGAGGGCCAACGCCGCTTCATCGCCGATGCGGCACATGAACTGCGTACGCCGGTCACCGCGATCCGCCTGTATGCGCAACTGGCGCAGCGCGCCGACACCGCAGCGGACCGCGATAGTGCGATCGCGAACATCGAAGCGAGCTGCCTGCGCGCGGCCCACCTCGTCGAACAACTGCTCGCGCTGGCGCGACTGGACCCGGACAACGGCCCCGGGCGCGCCCCGGTAGCCCTTGAATTGATCGCCCGCGAGGGCGTGATTGCGCAATCCCCGCTTGCCGAGGCGCGCGGCATCGACCTTGGCCTTGGCGATTGCGATGCGGTGTCGGTCGAGGGCAGCGACGCCGAATTGCGCATGCTGCTCAACAACCTGATCGACAACGCGGTGCGCTACACCCCGGCCGGCGGGCAGGTGGACGTATCGGTGCACAGGACCGCAACCGGCGCGGTGGAACTGCGTGTGGAAGACAGCGGGCCAGGCATTCCCGAAGACGCACACCAGCGCGTGTTCGAGCGCTTCTTCCGACTCGCTGGCGCCGAACAGCCGGGCACCGGGCTCGGGCTCGCCATCGTGAAAAGCATTGCCGAGCGACATGCGGCAACCGTGGTGCTGGAAAACCGCGCAGAAGGCGGGCTGCGCGTGCGCGTCTGCTGGCCAGCCGCCCCCGCCTAGTCAGCGCTTCGCAAGCGGCCGGATCGTGCGCAGTGCAGCGTTGAACTGTTGAAGCATGGCAGTGGCCCCCATGCTCTTGGGGAACGCGAGGTAGAGCTGATCCACCGTCAACGGCCGATCGAGTGCGACGAAGCGATCGCGGTTGCGCTGCAATTCAGGGTCGGCCGCGATGGTGGCGTCGATGCCCGCCTGACCATTGCCGATCAAGGCCGCATCGAGCCGACCGGCGAGCAGTTTACGCAGGCGCTGTACCTGGCTGGTATCCCGCTCGACGGCCACCTCGCCCTGCTGCAGGGCATGGTCGAACACCTCGCCATAGCTTGCGCCAAGCTGGCCCCCTAGACGCTTGCCTTTCAGGTCGCCCAGCTCGTGGTAGCTGAATTCCTTGCCGCGGAGCACGACGATATTGATGTTGTCGCCGTATACCGGATCGGAGAAGTCGAACAGCTTCTGCCGTTCGCTGGTCAATGACACACCGATCAGGCCGCCGCGACCGGCAGCGGCGCTCTCGTAGGCGCGGCGCCAAGGCGAGAGCTCCAGCCGGAAGCGCACGCCCATGGCCGGCTCAAGGAGCTTCAGGATTCGCGGCAGCTCGCCGCGCGGCTCTCCCTTGTCGGCCCAGATCACCGGCGGATAGTTGTCGTCGCCAAAGACGGGAATCGTGTCGTCGGCAACCAAGGCCGGCGCCCAGGTGATGAGGGCAAACAGGATCGACCAGAACTTCATCCAACACCTCCTGGCTCGAAGGGGCCGCTATTCCCGTGGATGGCCGTGGCACCGCGGCTCAATGCACCTCGTAGCCGAACAGGCGCGACGGGTTGATCCGCACCATCACGCTCTGGCGCGGCACGATCGAATCAATCGCAAAGTCCTTGCGCGACGTATCGCGCCGCACCGGCTCGACATACGGCACGCCGTTGCTGTTGCTGACGCTGTAGACGGTTGGTGTGGTGGCCAGCTTACCGCGACGCAACACCACTGCCACCTCGCCATTGGCGAGACGGACGAACGCCCCCGGCGGAAAGATGCCGATCTCCTTCACCAGCATAGCCGCGAGCGGGTTCTCCTGCCCTCCCATCGAGAGGAAGCTCTCGCGTGCAGCGCGATTCGGCGGCAAGGCGCTGCGGCCGGCGCGCGGGCTGATCTTGGCGCCGAAAATATCGGCGTGGCGAATCAGCTCGGCCAGCGGCGAGATATTCGTGACGCCACGCGGATAGCCCTTGCCGTCCGGCGTCTCATGGTGTTCGGCGACTGCACGCAGCCAATCGGTGTCGCGCAGGCCTGCCTGCTGCAGGATCGCCACGCTGCGCGCCGGGTGAGCCTGGATTTCGGCGCGTTGGCGATCGGTGGGCGGCGTGCTTTGCGCCGCAAGCACCGCCTGCAGTTCGAGCATGCCAAGGTTCATCGTCAGCGCGGCGTTGATCAGCGTGCGCCGCTCATCGTCGGACGCCTCGGTCTTGCGTGCAATCAGCTCGCAGATCACCGCGGTATGCAGCGAATGCGCCACCGCATACTTGGTCGCATCCGCCTGCATCATGACGAAGACACCGACGTCGGCGTCTCGTTCGGTGAGCAGCTGGAGCAGCATCGACAGCTGCTGAAGCTTGTCGAGAAAGTCCGGATCCTTGACGTTGTCGCGCAGCAGCAGCGACAGCTTCACCTGCAGATCGGACCACAGCCAGATCGGATCGAAGGCCTGCGCCTTGGGCTTCTCGGAGGCTTGCCGCTGGCGGCGGAATTCGTCTTCATCGACGAACATGCCTCGCGCCAGCAGGGAGTGCAGCTGCGCTTCGCTCTGGATGGTGTAGCCGCGACTGAGCAGAAGGTTGCCACCTGCATCGCGGACATTCCACGGCAGTGGTACGCCGATCTTCACATGGTCGGCCAGCAACTGCAGTTGCTTCATCACACGCTCCGTCTCCTGGTGCAGCTTGCCCCGTCAGGCAGTTGACGGGTTTTTCCGGTATCGACTTGAGCGCGAGATGTAAAAAGTCCAAAAAATAGAAAAGCCGCCCGAAGGCGGCTTGCTTGGGGCACAACCCGGATCAACCGATCCGGCCAAGGATGCCATCGAGCTGGTCGAGGCTGCCAAACTCGATCACCAGCTTGCCGGCGCCCTTTTTGTTGGCCGCGATCTTCACCGTGGCGCCGAGTTTGTCCGCTAGGTCTTCCTCAAGCCGGGCGACGTCGCGATTGACGACCTTCGGCAGCTTTTCGGCTTCCGGCTTCAGCGCGTTCTGCACCGCCTTCTCGGTTTCGCGCACCGACAGGCGGCGTGCGACGACCTGATTCGCAAGCAGGATCTGCTGAGCCGGATCCAGCGCCAGCAGTGCGCGCGCATGGCCCATTTCAATATCGCCCAGCATCAGCAGCTCGCGCACCGGTTCCGGCAGCGCCAGCAGCCGCAGCAGGTTCGACGTCGCCGGACGCGAACGCCCGACGGCATCGGCCGCCTGCTGGTGCGTCATGCCGAATTCGTCGATCAGGCGCTGGATGCCCTGCGCTTCTTCAAGCGGGTTGAGGTTCTCGCGCTGGATGTTCTCTATCAGCGACATCGCCAGCGCGGCTTCGTCCGGGATCTCGCGGATCAGCACCGGCACTTCGGCCAGCTCGGCAATCCGCGCGGCACGCCAGCGGCGTTCGCCAGCGATGATCTCGTGGCGGCCACCACCGATCGGGCGCACCAGGATCGGCGACATCACGCCCTGCGCGCGGATCGACGCAGCGAGTTCTTCCAGGCTGCCGGCATCCATGCGGGTGCGTGGCTGGTATTTGCCCGGCTGCAGCTCGTCGATCGCCAGCGTGTCGAGGCGGCCCTTGTTGTCGGCCGAAGTGTCGGCGCCGAGCAAGGCTTCCAGCCCGCGGCCGAGGCCCTTGGGTTTCTTG encodes:
- a CDS encoding response regulator, which encodes MRVLLVEDDPMVGDASRLGLLAAGFTVDWVRDGRAAELAIEANEYSAAVLDLGLPKIDGMSLLSHLRQQDNRLPVIVVTARDAVSDRVAGLNAGADDYLTKPFDLDELVARLRALIRRNSGRTQRVITCGAIAFDTEARTVKLDGEPVTLSARELSLLEILLEKPGAVLSREKLEEKLFGWGEEPSSNALEVHLHNLRRKLGADRIRNVRGVGYKVVA
- a CDS encoding ATP-binding protein — encoded protein: MSAPRSIRATVLGWQLGAMLLLGCVAVLAAYTLAVRSFETLRNLELAQIADAVARHGVEPDTDDDEQPGDFLSQVWNANGRLAYASHDPALPKPKKLGEFDFLYDDRSWHGFARTYGGQTILVAREAGARRELFMRISLPMLTVLAGLATLLTVLLGIRVNRALAPLSSLRAALSARDPSSLTPVPVDDAPRELVPLVGTLNGLLGRVEGLLEGQRRFIADAAHELRTPVTAIRLYAQLAQRADTAADRDSAIANIEASCLRAAHLVEQLLALARLDPDNGPGRAPVALELIAREGVIAQSPLAEARGIDLGLGDCDAVSVEGSDAELRMLLNNLIDNAVRYTPAGGQVDVSVHRTATGAVELRVEDSGPGIPEDAHQRVFERFFRLAGAEQPGTGLGLAIVKSIAERHAATVVLENRAEGGLRVRVCWPAAPA
- a CDS encoding substrate-binding periplasmic protein, whose protein sequence is MKFWSILFALITWAPALVADDTIPVFGDDNYPPVIWADKGEPRGELPRILKLLEPAMGVRFRLELSPWRRAYESAAAGRGGLIGVSLTSERQKLFDFSDPVYGDNINIVVLRGKEFSYHELGDLKGKRLGGQLGASYGEVFDHALQQGEVAVERDTSQVQRLRKLLAGRLDAALIGNGQAGIDATIAADPELQRNRDRFVALDRPLTVDQLYLAFPKSMGATAMLQQFNAALRTIRPLAKR
- a CDS encoding HD-GYP domain-containing protein, with protein sequence MKQLQLLADHVKIGVPLPWNVRDAGGNLLLSRGYTIQSEAQLHSLLARGMFVDEDEFRRQRQASEKPKAQAFDPIWLWSDLQVKLSLLLRDNVKDPDFLDKLQQLSMLLQLLTERDADVGVFVMMQADATKYAVAHSLHTAVICELIARKTEASDDERRTLINAALTMNLGMLELQAVLAAQSTPPTDRQRAEIQAHPARSVAILQQAGLRDTDWLRAVAEHHETPDGKGYPRGVTNISPLAELIRHADIFGAKISPRAGRSALPPNRAARESFLSMGGQENPLAAMLVKEIGIFPPGAFVRLANGEVAVVLRRGKLATTPTVYSVSNSNGVPYVEPVRRDTSRKDFAIDSIVPRQSVMVRINPSRLFGYEVH
- a CDS encoding ParB/RepB/Spo0J family partition protein, giving the protein MVKKPKGLGRGLEALLGADTSADNKGRLDTLAIDELQPGKYQPRTRMDAGSLEELAASIRAQGVMSPILVRPIGGGRHEIIAGERRWRAARIAELAEVPVLIREIPDEAALAMSLIENIQRENLNPLEEAQGIQRLIDEFGMTHQQAADAVGRSRPATSNLLRLLALPEPVRELLMLGDIEMGHARALLALDPAQQILLANQVVARRLSVRETEKAVQNALKPEAEKLPKVVNRDVARLEEDLADKLGATVKIAANKKGAGKLVIEFGSLDQLDGILGRIG